In Seonamhaeicola sp. S2-3, the genomic window AAATGTTGATGCTATTCATCCTGGATACGGTTTTTTAAGTGAAAATGCCGATTTTGCAGAACTTACAGAAAAAAACAACATCATTTTTATTGGTCCACATTCAAAAGCCATAAAAATTATGGGTAGTAAATTAGCAGCTAAAGAGGCTGTTAAGCAATATAACATCCCAATGGTTCCAGGAATTGATGAGGCTATCACAGATGTTGAAAAAGCTAAAAATATTGCAAAAGAAATTGGCTTCCCTATTTTAATAAAGGCCTCGGCTGGTGGCGGTGGCAAAGGCATGCGTATTGTTGAAAAAGAAAGTGATTTAGAATCTCAAATGACACGCGCTATAAGCGAAGCTACCTCAGCATTTGGTGACGGTTCTGTTTTTATAGAAAAATATGTTTCCTCTCCTAGGCACATAGAAATTCAAATAGTTGCAGATAGTCACGGTAATATATTACACTTTTTTGAACGCGAATGTAGCATACAACGCAGACATCAAAAAGTTGTTGAAGAAGCCCCTTCATCTGTTTTAACGCAAAAGCTAAGATTAGAAATGGGAGAAGCTGCCATTAAAGTTGCTAAATCTTGTAACTATGTTGGCGCTGGTACCGTTGAGTTTTTATTAGATGCAGACCATAATTTCTACTTTTTAGAAATGAACACCCGCTTACAAGTAGAACACCCTGTAACAGAACTAATTACTGGCATAGATTTAGTAGAACTACAAATAAAAATAGCAAGAGGAGAAAAACTTGAAATAAAACAAGAACATTTAAAAATATGTGGTCATGCTATTGAATTACGCGTTTATGCTGAAGATCCGTTGAATAATTTCCTACCTAGTGTTGGCAATTTAAGTACTTACAAATTACCCGTTGGAAAAGGTATTCGTGTTGATAATGGTTTTGAAGAAGGTATGGATGTCCCCATTTATTATGACCCCATGCTTTCAAAATTAATCACCTACGGAAAAACAAGAGAAGAAGCCATTCAACTCATGGCAAAAGCTATTGAAAATTATCATATTGAAGGCGTAAAAACAACTTTACCTTTCGGAAAATTTGTTTGCAATCATGAAGCTTTTTGCTCTGGAAATTTCGATACCCATTTTGTTAAAAAATATTATTCACCAGAATACTTACAAAAAGAAACTAAAAATGAAGCTAAAATTGCTGCTTTACTTGCCTTAAAACAATATTTAGCAGATCAAAAAATACTAAAACTACCAAATTAGTAACTTATGGATTCTAAAATAGATAAACTAAAAAACCATATTGAACAAGCCAAATTGGGCGGTGGACAAAAACGAATTGATAAGCAACATGCCAAGAAAAAACTAACCGCTAGAGAGCGTATTGACTATTTACTTGATGAAGGTTCTTTTGAAGAAATAGGCATTTTAGTTACTCATAGAACCACCGATTTTGGAATGGATAAAGAAGTTTATTTTGGAGATGGAGTTGTAACAGGTTACGGTACTATTAACGGCAGGTTAGTATATGTTTATGCCCAAGATTTCACTGTTTTTGGTGGCGCTTTATCTGAAACACATGCAGAAAAAATATGTAAAATCATGGATATGGCTGTAAAGGTTGGTGCTCCCATTATTGGGTTAAATGATTCTGGTGGTGCTCGTATTCAAGAAGGAGTAAGATCTCTTGGTGGTTATGCCGACATATTTTACCGAAATGTTCAAGCCTCTGGTGTTATTCCTCAAATTTCTGCCATCATGGGTCCTTGTGCTGGTGGTGCAGTGTATTCACCAGCCATGACAGATTTCACCATTATGGTAGAAAACACTAGTTATATGTTTGTAACAGGCCCAAACGTAGTAAAAACGGTTACTAATGAAGAAGTTAGTAGCGAGGAATTGGGTGGCGCCTATACACATGCTTCAAAATCGGGTGTGGCTCATAAAACTTCAGCAAATGATATTGAATGCTTAGAAGATGTAAAAAAGCTACTTAGTTATTTACCTCAAAACAATACTGAAACTACTAAAAAGTTAGATTTTTCTCCTTCTGAAGAAATAAGAGATGTTCTATCTGATATTGTTCCAGAAACCCCTAATAAACCTTATGATATGCACGAGGTTATTACTGGAATTATTGATACAGATTCTTTTTATGAAATTCATAAAGATTATGCCGAAAATATTATTGTAGGTTTTGCCCGTTTAGGAGGTAGAAGTATTGGTATAATTGCAAATCAACCTATGTTTTTAGCAGGTGTTTTAGATGTTAAAAGTTCAAAAAAAGCTGCTAGATTTACGCGTTTCTGCGATTGTTTCAATATTCCTTTACTTGTTTTAGTTGATGTTCCTGGGTTTTTACCAGGCACAGACCAAGAGTGGAATGGCATTATTGTACATGGAGCTAAGTTATTATATGCTTTAAGTGAAGCCACTGTACCAAGAATAACTGTTATTACCAGAAAAGCTTATGGAGGTGCTTATGATGTTATGAATTCTAAACATATAGGCGCTGACTTTAACTATGCATGGCCTGGAGCAGAAATAGCTGTAATGGGAGCTAAAGGCGCCAGTGAAATTATTTTTAGACGAGAAATAGCTACTGCCAATAACCCTGAAGAAAAACTTGCTGAAAAAGAAGCAGAATATGCCGAAAAATTTGCTAATCCTTATAAAGCAGCACAACGTGGATTTATAGATGAAATAATACTCCCTAAAAACACTAGAAGAAAACTATTAAAGGCTTTTGCTATGTTGGAAAATAAAAAGGTTAATAAACCAAACCGAAAACATGGTAATATTCCTTTATAAAATAAAAAAGGAGGCTCCCTAACTAGCCTCCTTTTAATTTAACCTGTAATCGAATAAACTATTAAAGTTTATTACAATTAACTTCCTACACATTTATAATTTATCTCTCAACTAAATAAACTCTTTTATTTAGTCACAACCAAAATAAAACAATAATGTAGGCTCTCTTGCGAGAAATATATAATTGTCGATTAATAGCTTTGACAAATATCAATAAATAAAACAAAAAACATACAAATATCACTACGCACTTATTACGCACTTATGATATTTTATACATTTTACACGCTTTTATAACATATTATGAAGTTTACGCATTTGGCTTTTTAAAAGTTTGTGTTAAGTACTCTACAAGAGAAATTCCTTGTTTATTTAAGCCCATTTTCTTTGTAATTCTATAGCGTTTACTTTCAATAGCTCTAACTGAAGTGTTTAAGAAAACGGCTATTTCTTTGTTTTTAAAACCTACAGAAACATAGTAACAAATAATAATTTCAGAGTCATTTAATTTTGGATGAAGATTTTTTATTTTCTTAAAAAATTCCATATCAAAATTATTAACTAATTCTAAATGATTTTTACTTTCTTCTAGTAAGGTTGTAGAACTTAAATGCAACTCTTTGTAAAAGTCTTTTATTTTTTCTCTTTGTAAAACAACATCATCTATTGTTGCTATTGTTTTAACTTGTAATTTAAGTTGTGAGATATAATCTTCTAAACCCTGTACCTTAACTGCTAGTTTTTCGTTATTAGATTTTAAGTAGGTTAAATTTTCGGTTTGGTTACTTAAATAACTTAATTTTTGCCTTTGTTCTTTATAATAAATAAAATACGCAATACTAATTATAGAGATGAGACATATTAATAAAATTCCAAATACACCTAAGAAATTTTCACTTTCTTTTTTTTGTGTCACTTCATCTTTAATAAGTGAACGATTTATATGATAACTTACATCTATTAGATTTTTAAACATATCTTCTTGAAAAAACCTTAAAGAATCTAAATAAGCCTTAGACTTATCAATCTTTCCTGAAAGACTATATACTTTAGAACTAATTGTAAAATATGATTCTAAAGCATCATGTGACATACTTTTTTGGTTTATTCCAGCTTGTGACAAATAAAATAATGTAGAGTCTATCTGCTTTTTTTTATAGAATAATTCTGCGTAAGACAAATTAATATTAGCATCAAAAGAAGAATAGTTATAAGGATCAATAGTAGAATTATTTTCTAAAGATTTAAATTTTTCATAGTATTTATTGGCTTCTTCAAGATTATTAAGATATAGATAATTAGAAGTTAACATATATAACGCAAACATGTAAAAATAGACATCATCTTTAGTGTTTCTATATATATCTAATTTTCTTAATAATAAACCATTACATTTATCTATTTTTCCATCTAAAAAATGGGCATAAGCTTCTATTAATTCAACTTCTAAATTTCCATTTTTATAACCACTTAATTCGTAATATTTTTTTGCTTGCTCTAAATAAGAATATGCTGTGGAATCTTCATATACTATATAAATATTTGCAAAAAGTTCTAAACTTGAATCTCCTGCTACTTGATAGTTCTTTTCAATTTTCGCATATTTAAGTGCTAAAAGATAGTTCTTGTAAACTTTTGCTCTTTGATTAAGCTCATCATGAATTAAAGCTTTGACGGAATAATAATCTGCTATACTTCCCTCTATACTTGTTTCTAGAGGTTTTGGAATAGAGTCTAAAAACTGTAATGCTTTTAAAGCGTTTCCTCCTAGGTGATTATCGGCAGAATCTATAAGGCGCTCATAACTATTTTGGGCCTGCAATAAAAAAATTACAAGATTAAAAATAATAAACAGCCCTTTTGTTTTAATCTTGTTGTGGGGAGAACTAAACAAAAGAATACGGTTTTAAATAAAACAATCCTCAAATGTAAGATAAAATACACAATTTTCAGAATTTTATGAACACATTTAAGAATACTTTTTACTGTTTAAATAGAGTTACAAAACACAAACTAATAATAGATATAATTGTTACAGTTTTAGTGTAAGGTTAATTATTATAAATCTAATAATCGTCTATGATAATTTACTTGCCCTAAATGGTATGCCAAATGGGTAGAAAGGTGAATTAAAAAATGTTGAACAGTCATGTTATTTTTAAACACCTTAATTGGGTATTGTTCTTTAAAACTTTCTTCATTTAAATTTTTAAGAACTTTCTCAACCATTATAATAGTTTCCTCTATCTGATTAATTAATTCTTTTTTTGAAATACCTTTTATAGAAAACTCTAAATCTCTTTCCCTTATATAACCTGTATTACCAAGTACATTTCCTATAAAATGATTAAGATTACCTACTAGGTGTAAACATAAATTACCTGCTGTATTTTTAATGCCTTTTTTTATAATCCATAAATTGTTTTCATTTTTATAAGCATTAATCTCTACTTTTAAATTATTAAGATCTCGCGTTATTATTTTAATTAATGTTTCGGCTAACATAATACAGTTTTTAAATGGTAAAAGTAGAAGATAAAACAACCCGTGAAAATCAATTTAAAATTTGTGAATTCTTTAACGTTTCCTTCATCATATTAGCTCTAAAATAAATAATATTAGGCTAATTTTGCGCCATGCAAAATAACAGCCCCTTAAAATTTGAATTTGTTGCATTAATGGCATCTTTAATGTCTATTGTAGCACTCTCTATAGATGCATTACTTCCTGCGTTGCCACAAATAGGAAATCATATTGCTGTGGTTAACAGTAAAGATAACCAACTGTTAATTACCATGATTTTTTTAGGCATAGGAATTGGCCAGCTTATTTTCGGCCCACTTTCTGATAGTTTTGGAAGAAAACCCATTGTTTATGCTGGGTTTGCTTTATTTATTGTTGCTAGCCTTATATGTGTTAATACCAAAAGTTTTGAGCTAATGCTTATTGGCCGTATTTTACAAGGTGTGGGATTATCATCGCCTCGTAGTATTTCTTTATCAATGATAAGAGACTTATATGATGGCGATTATATGGCCAAGGTAATGTCTATTGTTGTTATGTTTTTTATTTTAGTACCTGTTGTGGCACCAACATTAGGACATTGGCTTATACAATTATTCAACTGGCAATCTATTTTCTATTTTAATTTAATTTTTGGTGTTTTAATAATGATTTGGTTTGCTATAAGGCAAACTGAAACCCTTCCAAAACAAAACCGAATTAAGTTCTCTTCTCATCTTTTTATAGATGGTGTAAAAGAATTTGTAAAACATAGAGAAGCCGTAGCCTTTACCTTTGTATCTGGTTTTATAACAGGGTCTTTTATGGTATATTTAAGTACCTCTCAACAAATTTTTCAGGAGCAATACAAATTGGCAGAAATGTTCCCTTATATTTTTGCAAGTTTAGCAGTTTCTTTAGGAGTAGCTACTTATTTAAATAGCAGACTGGTTGAGAGATTTGGTATGTGGCGTATGGCCTATACAGCTGCAATAGCTTATTCTGTTGTATCTCTATTGTACGTTATTCTATTTTACTCGGGTAAAAACCCTAGTATTTACGTTTTACTTATTTTTTTCGCATTGCAATTTTTAGCAGTTGGATTCCTGTTTGGAAACCTAAGAGCCATTGCAATGCAACCTTTAGGTCATATTGCTGGTATTGGTGCTGCTATAAATGGTTTTGTTAGTACTGTTATGGCTGTTCCTATTGCTAATTTTATAGGTAATTATGTTTCTTCTTCTGTGTTACCGTTGTTTATTGGGTTTTCCGTATTTGGAGTTTTATCAGTATTCGTTTTTGTTCTATTAAGAAAAAATGCAAAGTCTGTAAAAGCCTAATTCTTTTAGGAAGTTACTACCAGTTTGGTAGGATATTTAGTATTTTTACATTTTAATTAAATCAATTAAACTGATATGAAAATAATAGGTATTGGAAAAAATTATGTGAACGATAAATCTGAAATTGAAGCCATAAAAACGGGGTTTCAAACCATTTTTGTTAAGGCTAATTCAACCTTAGTTACCAATAACAAAAACATCCCTTTTCCTAAAATCACTAATCAACTTGTTTATGAAGTTGAACTGGTTGCAAAAATAGGAAAACAAGGTAAAGATATTTCTTTGGAAGACGCTACATCTTACATTTCTGAAATAGCAATTGGTATTGATTTTACTGCTAAAGATGTACTTACAAAAAGTAGAGATAAAAAAGGCCCTTGGGCACTTGCAAAAGGGTTTGACGGAGCTTCTCCTGTTTCTGAATTTAAACCTGTTTCTGATTTCCCGGAATTAAATAATATTAATTTCGATTTAAAAATTAATGGTGAATCTAGGCAGGTAGGCAATACAGATATGATGATTTATAATTTTGCCGAAATTATTGCTTTTGTATCCTCTTACATGACTTTAGAAGAAGGCGATTTAATTTTTACAGGTACTCCAGCATCAGGTGTTGGAGAAACGGCACATAATGATCATTTTCAAGCCTCTATTGAAGGAGAATTACTTTTAGATTTTAAAATGGTTTAACACCTTTTTATCTCATCATAAAACTAAAAAAGCTACCAATTGGTAGCTTTTTTATGCTTACATTTCAATTTAACTATAAAGCATTATCTATAATATCCTGTACTACTTCTGGATTTAATAATGTACTGGTATCACCTAAATTACTAATGTCTTTATGCGCTATTTTACGTAAAATTCGTCTCATTATCTTACCAGAGCGTGTTTTGGGCAAACCACTTGTAAATTGAATTTTATCTAATTTGGCTATAGGCCCAATATGCTCTGTTATAATTTGATTTATTTCGTTTCGTAAATTGGTTTGGTCTCTACTCTCTCCTGTATCTTTTAAAATAACATAGCCGTAAAGTGCATTTCCTTTTACATCGTGAGGAAAACCAACAATGGCTGATTCTACTACTGCTGGATGTTCATTCACCGCATCTTCTATAGGCGCTGTACCTAAGTTATGACCAGAAACAATAATAACATCATCTACTCTTCCTGTTATTCTATAGTATCCTACCTCATCACGTAAAGCACCATCACCTGTAAAATATTTATTTTCAAACGCCGAAAAATACGTGTCTTTATAACGTTGATGGTTTCCCCAAATGGTTCTTGCCATACTAGGCCATGGGAATTTTATACATAATCGCCCATCTACTTGATTACCTTTAATCTCTTCTCCATCTTCATCCATTAATGCAGGTTGAATTCCTATAAATGGCAAAGTAGCATAGGTTGGTTTTGTAGGTGTAACAAAAGGTATTGGTGATATCATAATACCACCCGTTTCGGTTTGCCACCAGGTATCAACAATAGGACTTTTCTTTTTACCAACATTATCATTATACCAGTGCCACGCCTCTTCATTTATGGGTTCTCCTACAGAGCCTAAAGTTTTTAATGACGACAAATCGTATTTATCAACCAATTCTGAACCTTGCTTAGATAAAGCTCTTATGGCTGTTGGTGCAGTATAAAACTGATTAATTTTGTGTTTCTCTACAATTTCCCAAAAACGTCCAAAATTAGGATAACTAGGAACACCTTCAAACATTACTGTAGTTGCTCCATTTGCTAAAGGTCCATAAACAATATAACTATGGCCTGTAATCCAACCTATATCGGCAGTACACCAGTAAATATCATTTTCTCTGTACTGAAATACATTTTTAAAAGTATAAGCTGTATAGACCATATATCCTGCAATGGTATGCACCATACCTTTTGGCATACCAGTAGAACCTGATGTATATAAAATAAATAAAGGGTCTTCTGCATTCATTACTTCAGCTTTACATTCTGCAGAAGCTTCATCTAACAGGGGTTGTAGCCATTTATCTCTTCCGGCTTCCATATGGATATCAGAATGAATACGTTTTGCAACTAGTACAGTTTCTACACAAGGGCAGTCTTTTAAAGCTTCGTCAACAATACCTTTTAAATCGATTGTTTTTTTACCACGATAAGAGCCATCACTAGTTAATACCATTTTACATTCAGAATCATTAATTCTTGTGGCTAAAGCTGTAGAAGAAAACCCTGCAAATACCACCGAATGGATGGCTCCTATTCTTGCACAAGCTAAAATAGCTACCGCCAATTCTGGAATCATGGGCAAATAAACACAAACGCGATCTCCCCTTTTAATACCTTGACCTTTTAAAACATTAGCAAATTTATTTACCCGTTCT contains:
- a CDS encoding fumarylacetoacetate hydrolase family protein → MKIIGIGKNYVNDKSEIEAIKTGFQTIFVKANSTLVTNNKNIPFPKITNQLVYEVELVAKIGKQGKDISLEDATSYISEIAIGIDFTAKDVLTKSRDKKGPWALAKGFDGASPVSEFKPVSDFPELNNINFDLKINGESRQVGNTDMMIYNFAEIIAFVSSYMTLEEGDLIFTGTPASGVGETAHNDHFQASIEGELLLDFKMV
- a CDS encoding multidrug effflux MFS transporter; protein product: MQNNSPLKFEFVALMASLMSIVALSIDALLPALPQIGNHIAVVNSKDNQLLITMIFLGIGIGQLIFGPLSDSFGRKPIVYAGFALFIVASLICVNTKSFELMLIGRILQGVGLSSPRSISLSMIRDLYDGDYMAKVMSIVVMFFILVPVVAPTLGHWLIQLFNWQSIFYFNLIFGVLIMIWFAIRQTETLPKQNRIKFSSHLFIDGVKEFVKHREAVAFTFVSGFITGSFMVYLSTSQQIFQEQYKLAEMFPYIFASLAVSLGVATYLNSRLVERFGMWRMAYTAAIAYSVVSLLYVILFYSGKNPSIYVLLIFFALQFLAVGFLFGNLRAIAMQPLGHIAGIGAAINGFVSTVMAVPIANFIGNYVSSSVLPLFIGFSVFGVLSVFVFVLLRKNAKSVKA
- a CDS encoding DinB family protein; translation: MLAETLIKIITRDLNNLKVEINAYKNENNLWIIKKGIKNTAGNLCLHLVGNLNHFIGNVLGNTGYIRERDLEFSIKGISKKELINQIEETIIMVEKVLKNLNEESFKEQYPIKVFKNNMTVQHFLIHLSTHLAYHLGQVNYHRRLLDL
- a CDS encoding acyl-CoA carboxylase subunit beta → MDSKIDKLKNHIEQAKLGGGQKRIDKQHAKKKLTARERIDYLLDEGSFEEIGILVTHRTTDFGMDKEVYFGDGVVTGYGTINGRLVYVYAQDFTVFGGALSETHAEKICKIMDMAVKVGAPIIGLNDSGGARIQEGVRSLGGYADIFYRNVQASGVIPQISAIMGPCAGGAVYSPAMTDFTIMVENTSYMFVTGPNVVKTVTNEEVSSEELGGAYTHASKSGVAHKTSANDIECLEDVKKLLSYLPQNNTETTKKLDFSPSEEIRDVLSDIVPETPNKPYDMHEVITGIIDTDSFYEIHKDYAENIIVGFARLGGRSIGIIANQPMFLAGVLDVKSSKKAARFTRFCDCFNIPLLVLVDVPGFLPGTDQEWNGIIVHGAKLLYALSEATVPRITVITRKAYGGAYDVMNSKHIGADFNYAWPGAEIAVMGAKGASEIIFRREIATANNPEEKLAEKEAEYAEKFANPYKAAQRGFIDEIILPKNTRRKLLKAFAMLENKKVNKPNRKHGNIPL
- the acs gene encoding acetate--CoA ligase gives rise to the protein MSNYHIKHLEEYYQVYRKSVREPENFWEEIAEEHFMWQKKWDKVLSWDFSKPEIKWFEGAQLNITENCIDRHLATRGDKTAILFEPNDPNEPAIHISYKELAERVNKFANVLKGQGIKRGDRVCVYLPMIPELAVAILACARIGAIHSVVFAGFSSTALATRINDSECKMVLTSDGSYRGKKTIDLKGIVDEALKDCPCVETVLVAKRIHSDIHMEAGRDKWLQPLLDEASAECKAEVMNAEDPLFILYTSGSTGMPKGMVHTIAGYMVYTAYTFKNVFQYRENDIYWCTADIGWITGHSYIVYGPLANGATTVMFEGVPSYPNFGRFWEIVEKHKINQFYTAPTAIRALSKQGSELVDKYDLSSLKTLGSVGEPINEEAWHWYNDNVGKKKSPIVDTWWQTETGGIMISPIPFVTPTKPTYATLPFIGIQPALMDEDGEEIKGNQVDGRLCIKFPWPSMARTIWGNHQRYKDTYFSAFENKYFTGDGALRDEVGYYRITGRVDDVIIVSGHNLGTAPIEDAVNEHPAVVESAIVGFPHDVKGNALYGYVILKDTGESRDQTNLRNEINQIITEHIGPIAKLDKIQFTSGLPKTRSGKIMRRILRKIAHKDISNLGDTSTLLNPEVVQDIIDNAL
- the accC gene encoding acetyl-CoA carboxylase biotin carboxylase subunit; this encodes MKKILVANRGEIAIRVMKTVQKMGIKTVAIYSTADRNAPHVKIADEAVCIGEAPSNQSYLRGDKIIEIAKQLNVDAIHPGYGFLSENADFAELTEKNNIIFIGPHSKAIKIMGSKLAAKEAVKQYNIPMVPGIDEAITDVEKAKNIAKEIGFPILIKASAGGGGKGMRIVEKESDLESQMTRAISEATSAFGDGSVFIEKYVSSPRHIEIQIVADSHGNILHFFERECSIQRRHQKVVEEAPSSVLTQKLRLEMGEAAIKVAKSCNYVGAGTVEFLLDADHNFYFLEMNTRLQVEHPVTELITGIDLVELQIKIARGEKLEIKQEHLKICGHAIELRVYAEDPLNNFLPSVGNLSTYKLPVGKGIRVDNGFEEGMDVPIYYDPMLSKLITYGKTREEAIQLMAKAIENYHIEGVKTTLPFGKFVCNHEAFCSGNFDTHFVKKYYSPEYLQKETKNEAKIAALLALKQYLADQKILKLPN